CTGTGATTCTCGTGGGTGATATTGATCGCGGCGGAATTTTTGCAAGCTTATACGGTACAACAAAGCTCCTGCCTGCCTTTGCACGTCACCGGTTAAAAGGGCTGATTGTCAATAAATTTCGCGGGGATCTCACCTTATTCGATGATGGCATTCGTATATTGGAAGAGCTTACGGCTGTCCCCGTACTTGGGGTTATTCCCTATGTTGATTTGGCTTTTCCCGAAGAAGATAGTTTAGGGGTCCGAGAGCACATAACTCCGAAAAATCAGATCACCATCTGGGTGGTCCGTTTGCCCTATATGAGCAACTTTACCGATTTTGATCCTTTCCGGTTTGAACCTGCCGTCAATTTACTGTTTTCCTCGACACCACCTCCTTCGCGTCCGGATATGATCATTATTCCCGGAAGCAAAAATACCTTAGCGGATTTAGCCTGGGTGAAAGAGAGCGGATGGGCTGACAGTATAAAACATTGGGCAAATCACGGAACGATGGTGGCAGGTATCTGCGGCGGATTCCAAATAATGGGACAAACGGTGGATGACCCGCTGGGTATCGAAGGGATGGTGAAGGGTGACTCTGGCTTGGGGTTGTTACCTATTCGTACGGTTTTAGGTCCCGACAAGATCACAAAACAAGTGCACGGGACTGGGATTGCCCGCCCTTGGAAAAATCAAATGGTGTCGGGCTATGAACAGCACATGGGTGAGACCACGGTAGTACAATCTGCTGATCCTTCGTTTACCCCACTGGTGGCATTAGACGGATATACCGACGGCTTAGTGAGTTCCTCTGGTAGAATTTGGGGAACATATTTGCATGGAATTTTTCACAATACAGCATTTCGTCATACCGTTATTCATCTCTTGGGCGGTCGAGGGGTTATGACCGAGAACCCTTTTGATGTGGTTATTAATCAATGGAAAGAGGTGATGGCTGAACATGTCGACCTCTCAGCTCTTCTTCGCTTGGTTCGGGGCTAGTCAGACTCCCTGGATTCTTTTAGGCGTCGTGCTTGACATACTATTCGGTGACCCACCGTGGCCTTATCATCCTGTGCGATTGATAGGACATGCTGTTGATGGATTAGAAAGTCTCGCACGCCATGTCGCTCATACGCCTCGGCAATTACGCCTTGCTGGCACAATATTAGCGATTATCGTCATGATTGGGGTAACAGGTTTGGTAACGGCATTATTAGTGATTGCCCATATTTTGTCGATCTGGTTATTTCGGGCCTTGATTGTTTTATTGACATATTGGGGGATTGCGATACGCGGACTCGCGGAAGCAGCGCTGGCCGTCTACCGCCCCTTGGCACAAAGTCGTTGGGACGAAGCTCGCTATTATCTTTCGATGATTGTTGGACGAGATACAGAAAAATTGAATCAAAGTGAAATTATTCGGGCGACGATTGAATCGGTGGCAGAAAATACTTGTGACAGCATTGTGGCTCCCTTGTTTTTTACGTTTTTAGCAGGACCCGCGGGGTTATGGTTGTATAAAGCTGTCAATACGATGGATTCGATGATCGGATATAACAATGCGCAATATAAAGATTTGGGATGGTTTGCGGCACGTACCGACGATTGGTTGAATTGGATTCCTGCGCGGATTTCCGGTTGGGCCATTGCCATTACAGCAGGAGTCGATGGGCGATTTCGCGACTCCTATCAAATTATGCGAACTGATGGCAGACGCCATCCCAGCCCCAACAGTGGAATTTCTGAAGCGGCTATGGCCGGAGCTCTTGGAGTTAGTTTAGGCGGCATTAATACTTATCAAGGAATGGTTTCTTTGCGGCCTAAAATAGGCCGGGGAACAAAACCTTTAACGGTGCCCATGATAATTCATGCAGTTTCGATCATTATGCGGGTG
The Sulfobacillus thermosulfidooxidans DNA segment above includes these coding regions:
- a CDS encoding cobyric acid synthase, whose protein sequence is MTARALSILGTSSHVGKTWVVAGLCRLLADQGIRVAPFKAQNMSLNAFITADGHEMSYAQAIQAWSAGLSPRVEMNPILLKPETTSRSQLIVRGQVQGPYESRHFRDNRDELFKIVQQAYDELAQQYDVIIIEGAGSPVELNLMHTDLSNIRMAEYANASVILVGDIDRGGIFASLYGTTKLLPAFARHRLKGLIVNKFRGDLTLFDDGIRILEELTAVPVLGVIPYVDLAFPEEDSLGVREHITPKNQITIWVVRLPYMSNFTDFDPFRFEPAVNLLFSSTPPPSRPDMIIIPGSKNTLADLAWVKESGWADSIKHWANHGTMVAGICGGFQIMGQTVDDPLGIEGMVKGDSGLGLLPIRTVLGPDKITKQVHGTGIARPWKNQMVSGYEQHMGETTVVQSADPSFTPLVALDGYTDGLVSSSGRIWGTYLHGIFHNTAFRHTVIHLLGGRGVMTENPFDVVINQWKEVMAEHVDLSALLRLVRG
- the cbiB gene encoding adenosylcobinamide-phosphate synthase CbiB — protein: MSTSQLFFAWFGASQTPWILLGVVLDILFGDPPWPYHPVRLIGHAVDGLESLARHVAHTPRQLRLAGTILAIIVMIGVTGLVTALLVIAHILSIWLFRALIVLLTYWGIAIRGLAEAALAVYRPLAQSRWDEARYYLSMIVGRDTEKLNQSEIIRATIESVAENTCDSIVAPLFFTFLAGPAGLWLYKAVNTMDSMIGYNNAQYKDLGWFAARTDDWLNWIPARISGWAIAITAGVDGRFRDSYQIMRTDGRRHPSPNSGISEAAMAGALGVSLGGINTYQGMVSLRPKIGRGTKPLTVPMIIHAVSIIMRVALVVSLVFAFLAVLMTGRWLS